The following are encoded together in the Pyramidobacter piscolens W5455 genome:
- a CDS encoding O-antigen ligase family protein has product MTKESSKADTIENVLVNLYLASVCLSPLGPVVHYVLWALCLILMTVGRIKYHVPFRLKNLDRTGKIVLGCWLALCLWSAAVGLLTFHDVDGYGRNVTIFWEVFLGMYFAARFLTRETSRRKMMRLFVWASVLILFGNLLRELGFIGYFPNRSLENGNNLGLLGLLLLPPLVCYAFWCAEGLVRRVLIVVPACLVVFLSFSSGAWMAAAIGGCFLLYWASRFKKIGISFLASGAVVLVLACVAINARSGGSLWRKIATEYRQVTSMRDMGAFTTYRNEIWNASAYLIRKRPITGWGGEKFLRLYHELFRTKADELGLKYQANGMHPHSTFLNVAYLAGIPGLVLFLAAYAVSLKKAFRLARTENGRSFPWGVALFILLLTVLAYALTADVLMGRRDTSVMFWCFWGILLILPDGRGSPCEKS; this is encoded by the coding sequence ATGACGAAAGAGAGCTCCAAAGCAGACACCATCGAGAATGTCCTCGTAAATTTGTATCTGGCCTCCGTGTGCCTGTCTCCTTTAGGACCCGTCGTCCACTATGTTTTATGGGCACTGTGTCTGATCCTGATGACTGTCGGCAGAATAAAATATCATGTGCCTTTCCGCTTGAAGAATCTGGACCGAACCGGGAAAATCGTCCTTGGATGTTGGCTGGCGTTATGCCTCTGGAGTGCTGCCGTGGGGCTTTTGACGTTCCATGATGTGGACGGCTACGGCAGAAATGTCACCATCTTTTGGGAAGTTTTCCTCGGCATGTATTTTGCGGCGCGTTTCCTGACTCGCGAGACGAGCCGCCGAAAAATGATGCGTCTTTTTGTCTGGGCGAGCGTATTGATTCTCTTTGGAAACCTGCTGCGGGAATTGGGCTTTATCGGCTATTTCCCCAATCGTTCTTTGGAGAACGGGAATAATCTGGGGCTGCTCGGCCTGCTGCTGCTGCCGCCCCTTGTTTGCTATGCGTTCTGGTGCGCCGAAGGACTTGTCCGGCGCGTGCTTATCGTTGTTCCCGCGTGTCTTGTCGTTTTTTTGTCTTTTTCTTCAGGGGCGTGGATGGCCGCGGCGATCGGCGGATGTTTTCTGCTCTACTGGGCTTCCAGATTCAAGAAGATCGGGATCTCGTTTCTCGCGAGCGGGGCCGTCGTGCTCGTGCTGGCCTGTGTCGCGATCAACGCTCGTTCCGGAGGCAGCCTGTGGAGAAAAATCGCGACGGAATATCGGCAGGTTACGTCGATGCGGGACATGGGAGCGTTTACGACGTATCGCAACGAGATCTGGAACGCCTCGGCCTATCTGATCCGGAAGCGTCCCATTACAGGATGGGGCGGAGAGAAATTTCTGCGCCTGTATCATGAACTTTTCCGAACGAAAGCCGACGAGTTGGGGCTGAAGTATCAGGCGAACGGCATGCACCCGCATTCGACGTTTCTGAACGTCGCCTATCTTGCCGGGATCCCCGGCCTCGTGCTTTTTCTGGCGGCGTATGCCGTCTCTTTGAAGAAAGCTTTCCGGCTGGCGCGAACGGAGAACGGACGGTCCTTCCCGTGGGGCGTCGCCCTTTTCATCCTGCTGTTGACCGTGCTGGCCTACGCGCTGACCGCCGACGTTCTCATGGGACGCCGCGATACGTCGGTGATGTTCTGGTGTTTTTGGGGAATTCTGCTGATTTTGCCGGATGGGCGCGGTTCGCCTTGTGAGAAATCATAA
- a CDS encoding glycosyltransferase, with protein MRVLHYVDENRLAWMVPWIQLLKELEKCGVENHVICRGGGTLAAGLARENIEHSTYVPVAQWLPAVAYGVGRLIDRVKPELIHTRLSAAAAIGGYWGLRKDVPVVSTFDKYPKAKYYRHSDVVIGCSSAVTEHIRSLKLKRAFLTETILNPVLSEKYVRDAEVRRQFRRQLSVRGDETVILGMGRFVGWKAWDDYLRAVALLPKDVKAHFWLVGSGPEEASLKELARLLELEHRVRFFPFAADVRPWLWAADLFVQTSKKPEGFSLMLIEAMAAGVVPIATDIGGTLDIVEDGENGLLFRPSDVKFLSVLMMRGMDPSLRRKLSENASKSAAEVSVSRIAVQTVALYKRTLQISNERTLRTGKKS; from the coding sequence ATGAGAGTCCTGCATTACGTTGACGAGAACCGCTTGGCCTGGATGGTGCCATGGATTCAACTGCTGAAGGAACTGGAGAAGTGCGGCGTCGAGAACCACGTGATCTGCCGGGGCGGCGGCACTTTGGCGGCCGGATTGGCACGGGAGAACATCGAACATTCCACGTACGTTCCCGTTGCGCAGTGGCTGCCCGCCGTCGCCTATGGCGTGGGGCGTCTTATCGATCGCGTGAAGCCGGAGCTGATCCATACGAGGCTCTCTGCGGCCGCGGCGATCGGCGGCTATTGGGGACTGAGGAAGGACGTTCCCGTCGTGTCGACGTTCGACAAATATCCGAAAGCGAAATACTATCGCCACTCCGACGTCGTGATCGGCTGCTCGTCAGCCGTTACGGAGCATATCAGGAGCTTGAAATTAAAGCGCGCGTTTCTTACGGAGACGATTCTCAATCCCGTTTTATCCGAAAAATACGTTCGCGATGCCGAGGTGCGCCGACAGTTTCGCCGGCAGCTTTCCGTTCGCGGCGATGAAACCGTGATTTTGGGAATGGGGCGTTTTGTCGGTTGGAAAGCGTGGGACGATTATCTGCGCGCCGTGGCGCTGTTGCCAAAGGATGTGAAGGCGCATTTTTGGCTTGTCGGCAGCGGCCCTGAGGAAGCGAGCCTGAAAGAACTGGCCCGCCTTTTGGAATTGGAACACCGTGTGCGTTTTTTCCCTTTTGCGGCCGATGTCAGGCCGTGGCTGTGGGCGGCTGACCTTTTCGTGCAGACCTCGAAAAAGCCGGAAGGGTTCAGCCTGATGCTCATCGAGGCGATGGCGGCCGGGGTCGTGCCGATCGCTACGGATATCGGGGGCACGTTGGACATTGTCGAAGACGGAGAGAACGGCCTGTTGTTCCGCCCGTCCGACGTGAAGTTTTTGAGCGTTCTGATGATGCGGGGGATGGATCCCTCTTTGCGCCGCAAGCTCTCGGAAAACGCGTCGAAGAGCGCGGCGGAAGTGAGCGTGAGCAGGATCGCCGTTCAGACCGTGGCGCTCTACAAAAGGACGTTGCAGATTTCAAATGAGCGAACCCTTCGCACCGGAAAGAAGAGTTGA